From Trypanosoma brucei gambiense DAL972 chromosome 5, complete sequence:
ctttcccccctttttgacTTAAATGCCGGACGTCTTGTGGTCGagtgtcatttttttttcttttcgtgatTACATGACCATGTTTTGTAGCTTGACCCCTCTTTATCCATCTCGATGTGGATGTGTTGGACTCTATCAAAACTGGGTGTGGTGAAGATCACTGATTATGGAGTGTGAATGGCGATTTCACCTTGAAGGCTCAAACACGGTGCTCATTTCCATCGGTTGGGTTCCGCTGCCCAGTGGGCACATGTGCTGCTGCGCAGGTGGGTGGAGCCACGGGACACTGACGATATGATGATAAATGTTgttaagaagaagaggaggaagcgggGCACAGTTGGAGGCAcgaccttttttgttttgcagttCGAAACTCGACCATTTTGGTAAAGAGCCCGCAGCTGAAAAGCTAAATGGGCTGAGTGACCGGTATCAAGTCTAGTTAATTATTACTGTTGCCACTTTTTGGGGAATAAAATTACGCGATTTCGGTGCTACCGTCGTTGAGCGCCTAAGAGCGGGCGAGATGTTGGGAAAGGTGTGCACGGGGTTATTTTTTCGAAGTTTGTTTGGTGGTAGATATTTTGCGTCTCCTTTTAGAGGTTGTTTCTGTCTCTGCCTTTGTGGGCTCTCTACTTTtattgctctttttttttccgttctGATCTTTCGTTTAACCTGGTCATCATGCATTGAAGTGTTGACAAGCCGGTGACCAAAGAGGCAGGCTACGGAAAGCTGGAGAATAGCTGGCTATCACAGTAGCAGtggccaaaaaaaaagttgtaaGGCGTATACTATATCATGGCGGCTAAAGGAAAGTCAACACAAAGGCGTTCTGCCACCGGTGGTGCTAATTCCAAAGGTGCTTCCGCTAAAACTTCTCCAGTAAAGAAGTCAACAGCGAGAAAAGGGCAGCAAAAGACAACCAAGAAAACACCTGTGGTAACCAAGCCAGTGCCTACCAAAAAAACTGCGGCGGCGggggtgaaaaagaaagttgatGCTGCTGTAACCACGCAAGCGCCGGTGACAGGGGGGAAGCGGGAGCGATTTCTTCGAAAGGGACGCGGCGTTGTCGACGTGCACTCGGGCAAAGTGGACACTTGCCATGTGTACGAGAGAGACGGCACCGTGTTTCAGTTTACACTgaatcaaacaaacatatcgagtaataacaataagttCTACATAACTCAACTACTTGAGGATGACGCGCGCAAAAATTACTTTATCTTTGCGCGGTGGGGCCGTGTGGGCGCTGTGGGGCAATACATGTTGGACCCGTACTTGGATGCGCGCAGTGCGGAGCAGGACTTTTGTTCCAAGTTCCGAGAGAAGACACGCAATGACTGGGTCGACCGTGGACGTTTCAAAAAGGTTCCCGGGAAGTATGAGTACATGGAGGTTGACTATGGGGaagatgatgacgatgacgcTGGTGGGGAAAAGccggggaagaagaaaaaagcggAGAAACCGGTGAGAGAGTCAAAGTTACCCAAAGAAGTTCAAGATTTGATGCGACTCATTGGGTGCAGGGAGTCGATGTCGCAGGTGCTCCGAGAGCTGGAGGTGGACACCGAACGAATGCCATTGGGGAAAATATCGAAGGCACAAATCCTGCGCGCCTACGAAGTACTGAAGGAAATCGAGAAGAAACTTAAGCGGCCACTGAAACAACTGGAGGAACTGTCCAGCCGCTTTTATACGCTAATACCTCATGCGTTTGGCACCAGGCGGCCTCCAATCATCAATACAGTTGATGTGGTTcgggagaaaagggagatgCTGGAAACACTGGCTGAGTTGGAGGTTGCGTCAACACTCGTGGACATGAAAGACGATGAGGCCTTGCATCCGTTGGACAATATCTACAGAAAGATGAAGTGTGCGATCCAGCCACTAAAACCGCAAAGCGAGGTATACAAACGTATTGTCCAGTATGTTCGCAACACTCAAGGACCTACCCACGACGCATATACCCTTCAGGTGGTGGAAGTCTTTACACTGCGGCGGGAGGACGAGGAGGAGCGATACAAACCGTTCAAGAAAATGGACAATCGCCAAATGCTGTGGCACGGCTCACGTATTACAAACTTCCTTGGTATCCTTTCACAAGGGCTTCGGATCGCACCTCCGGAGGCTCCCTGCACTGGATATATGTTTGGGAAGGGGATATACCTCTCCGATGTGTGCTCCAAGTCTGCGAATTATTGCCATCCACCACGTGACACTAATACGGGCCTTTTGCTACTCTGTGAAGTAGCACTAGGGAAGCAGAAGGAGTATGAAAATGCACACTACATGTTAGAACCAGAGAAAGGAACAAACTCCACCAAGGGTGTTGGACGCATGTATCCCGATCCTAAAGGGGCGGAAGTTGTGAAAGGTGTGCTGTGGCCAAAGGGATGCATCAAGGAGGATTCGCGCCCCACTTCTTTAATATACCCTGAACACATCATATATGACGTCCGTCAGTGCGTGTTGAGGTATCTAGTTCGTGTTTCTTTTGAGTATAAATAGTGGTTACACCGGTTTTGATAGGTGGGAGTTGCCATcatccctttcctctcttcatttttatctCGTGCTCTGGAGACAGGAGTGGACAGACTGCAGCCCAAAGTATAAAGAAGTTCAGGCGCCACGTGCATAACCTTGCGACTGCGGCCCCTTGCTCTTAACATCccgaagaagagaagaatcTTGTGTTGGACGTCGCACATaccttcgttttgttttcgtttgcaTTGTTACTTTCATAATATTGTGTGCCAGGTTTTGACGATTGCGTATGACAAACCCCCAATAGTTTGTTCCCACCCTCGCTTcgtatctattttttttttgtatttttcacCTGACTTACAGTTCACACCCTTATGTCTTTGCATTGCCATCGGTGATGGTTTTATGTATGGCTAGCGGTGCCTAGCGTTGGCTTGTGAACGGGAGAGGGAGGTGTTTGCCCCATCCTCCCTAAATTATCCATCTAAACCGGCGTatgatgtttttttgtttttaacttttttcgGATTCTTTCATCATTCTGAACCACTGTAGGTGTCGTCTGCCTTATAGCATGCCTTATGTTGGGTGAGGATTTCCTAGTCTCTGTGGAGCACACAAAGTGCGCAGTGGCGCCAAAACTGTTGGCGGAAAGTGAGGAGGGTTGGCATAAGTGGTAAGTGATACTGGAAATGGCTAGAAGTTGAAAAAACACAGGAGATCTTTTCCCTCCTGATTAGTACTATTACTTAACTTATTCAGTGCGTTTCCTTGTGATCGTTTAcgcttttcattttcacctTCTTGTGAATTGATCGAAAGATATATAGTTACAGGATGGCGTCGGTTGTCAGCCCTCTGAAGGGGACTTCCGTCAATCTTCCCTGGAAATTGTTGGTTGCGGCTGCGCAACCATACCAAACACTTTCAGGCCCAGCGTTGTCAGTCAACTTTCTCCAGCAACCGACCCTTATGCCATTTCAGCagtttcctcttcatcacgCTGGCATCCCGGGATTGTACTTTCACTCACTCCTGCACAGCCTAGCTGAGTTTGCAACAACACCGCGGCCGGTGCGAGACAACCATGTGAAAATGCTGCATGCGCCAATGGAAGACTTCTGGCAGAGGGTTGGAGTTCTAAATTGTGCGTATTACACGTTCTTTACGCCTTTTAGCGGACAGCATCCAGCACTTGGGGCTGTTGAATTGTCGTTATCGCCACAGCGCAAGCAAAGGGATGTGCGCTTAACCCTTTACAATGGAGTGTACCAACCCATTGCCACAATGATATGCACAGGAGAAGCTGATGATCCTTCTTGCAACATTCCGTCGCAGCATGACGCTTTAGCGTGGCCGAAGCCGCATAGCTGTCTTGATGGAGATGCGTTTGGTGCGTCGCTAATTGGAAATGTGTCAAAGCTTTCCGATGGCTGCTTCATGCAGGAAGCACTCTTTACAAACAGTAGTGAGTCTGAGGAGGACGTGGTGCCGCCGTGGCGGGTGGACAGGTGTGTAGCAGATTTCTGCCGTTCTCTAGCAGTGGCAGGATTCCTCGCACCGCATGTTCCTAGTGGAAAACAATGTCACTTTACCATCGTTGCTCAACAGACCTTGGCACATGATGATGTCATGAGTGGGGAatcggttgttgttgtgactGCCGCCCCCCGTGTATTCGCCAAGTATCGAATGCCCCCGTGGCGTCATCAAATTGGTCTGCCTCTGTTTGGACCTGGTGTGTATCCGCTCTGTGTGGCACTTCGTGTGGAGATGAGGCAGAAGGGATACACGGTTAATTCGGGAACATACTTCCTTGTGGACACGGGGTTGAGTGTGTGAGGTGCGGTACGGTACGGGCATTGGCGCATGCACATGTGGGGGAATATGTGTGCAATTATCCGCAGGCGATTGTCACagccccccttttttcccaCGTTCATGTCTTCATCTCTCAGTGCTCGTGTAATGACTGTGACTCGTAAACACTGTTCtccgtttttattttaattctCTTTGTTACTCTCTTACGTAGGTGAAGTGCGGTCCCCTTCGTTTGATTGACTACTGGTGAGATTCGTATCGGCAAAATCAAGGGACTTGAAAGGAACTAGCAGAAGCAATTAGTGCAGAGGGTAGTGCACTCTTTCCATTCAATTCTGGACATTTTTCTGCCTCAACACCCCACAGCAGGTTGCTTTGGGGTGTTGCTGTGTTACCGATAATCTCAGTGAGTAGAGTAGGAAGGAGGAGTATATACAGCGAAGGATACATTACATCGGATTCGGCACCCGCACGGAGCCAAATAGCAAATCATCACAAGAAAGGTGTTTGTAGGGGGAGGTACAACACACCTGTAAAGTATTCGTTCATTAGGTGCTGTCCCCCATGgctaagaaaaagaagtccAAACGGGGCGTAGAAGTAAAGGACATCAGCAACTTTCAGTATGGATACCGTGCGGATTCGTCCAACGCGGTACGTACTCCTGTGGCAACTCGGAGAGTTCCTGTTGATCCTGCTGTTTTGAAACGCGCATACATTTTGCACAACTTCCAGTTTGTGCTCCGGCATGACGCTCAGCAACTCAGAGCTGTCCCTGGTTTGCCGCAGAGGCCACACCAGGTAACTGAAGCCCTTCGACTGAGTGGTACAACGCCCCCGTGGGATCTCATTATTGCAGTGGTGGCACGGGGGACGTGGGAGGAGTTTCACTGCCCGGTGTGCCTGGAGGAGCCACAGGCAGCGCGTATCACGAGTTGTGGCCATGTCTTTTGCTTGGTTTGTGTACTGCAGTACATTTCTAGGCGAAAAGCGGAGAGCAAGCAGCGGACTTGTCCAGTGTGCAGCAACTTTATTACCGTGGCCTCCCTACGGCCCTGTATGGTCAGGTTGGTAGAACCGCCATCCGTGGGTGCCAGGGCTTCTTTCACCATGCTGAAGCGTAAAGGAGACTCTTGTATCTTGCTTCGGCAAGATGATCCCTGCTGGAAGGAAACGACTCTTACCGATGACGAACTCCGTCTTCCATTCTACGGTGAGCCGTCCGCAACATACAGTAGGTACGTCATCTCCACGGAAAGCGGCGAAGCTACATTGCGTGAGGACGAATGCACAGCAATAACGAGGCAAATAAGTATGCTTGAGGCGCAGCCAAGGCCGTTTACATCATTTGATGATGACTTACTTAAAAGGGCCGAAGACGCTCTCCGACTTACCCTGCAGGGAGTTCCACAGCAACA
This genomic window contains:
- a CDS encoding poly(ADP-ribose) polymerase, putative, whose protein sequence is MAAKGKSTQRRSATGGANSKGASAKTSPVKKSTARKGQQKTTKKTPVVTKPVPTKKTAAAGVKKKVDAAVTTQAPVTGGKRERFLRKGRGVVDVHSGKVDTCHVYERDGTVFQFTLNQTNISSNNNKFYITQLLEDDARKNYFIFARWGRVGAVGQYMLDPYLDARSAEQDFCSKFREKTRNDWVDRGRFKKVPGKYEYMEVDYGEDDDDDAGGEKPGKKKKAEKPVRESKLPKEVQDLMRLIGCRESMSQVLRELEVDTERMPLGKISKAQILRAYEVLKEIEKKLKRPLKQLEELSSRFYTLIPHAFGTRRPPIINTVDVVREKREMLETLAELEVASTLVDMKDDEALHPLDNIYRKMKCAIQPLKPQSEVYKRIVQYVRNTQGPTHDAYTLQVVEVFTLRREDEEERYKPFKKMDNRQMLWHGSRITNFLGILSQGLRIAPPEAPCTGYMFGKGIYLSDVCSKSANYCHPPRDTNTGLLLLCEVALGKQKEYENAHYMLEPEKGTNSTKGVGRMYPDPKGAEVVKGVLWPKGCIKEDSRPTSLIYPEHIIYDVRQCVLRYLVRVSFEYK